The following coding sequences lie in one Sorghum bicolor cultivar BTx623 chromosome 6, Sorghum_bicolor_NCBIv3, whole genome shotgun sequence genomic window:
- the LOC8073574 gene encoding uncharacterized protein LOC8073574: protein MAKAAARTQGQAASHVPAPTPTWAQRAEALTHILTHPSHAPSLHSQLFVASRVPCPPRGLGSTTSYPPFLCPGASLLRWALASVFLPRVARLCLPPSSWRSRCPFQLPPPLVPSAAIEPAPERWADAELRDYARRRRARRGPLTVRPPVSVTGAVLCTVPNVVIVVAFVREYFWIDRPNRI, encoded by the coding sequence ATGGCGAAGGCCGCAGCCCGTACCCAAGGCCAGGCCGCCTCTCATGTCCCCGCTCCCACTCCCACATGGGCGCAGCGCGCGGAGGCCCTGACCCACATCCTGACCCACCCGTCCCACGCGCCGTCGCTCCACTCGCAGCTCTTCGTCGCCTCCCGCGTCCCGTGCCCGCCGCGGGGTCTGGGCTCCACCACGTCGTACCCGCCATTCCTCTGCCCCGGCGCCTCGCTCCTCCGCTGGGCTCTCGCCTCCGTCTTCCTCCCGCGCGTGGCGCGCCTCTGCCTCCCGCCCTCGTCCTGGCGGTCCCGGTGCCCCTTCCAGCTCCCGCCGCCGCTCGTGCCCTCCGCGGCCATCGAGCCGGCGCCCGAGCGCTGGGCCGACGCCGAGCTCAGGGACTAcgcgcgccggcggcgggcgCGGAGGGGCCCACTGACGGTGCGGCCGCCGGTGTCCGTGACGGGAGCGGTGCTCTGCACCGTGCCCAACGTCGTGATCGTCGTGGCCTTCGTACGGGAGTACTTCTGGATCGACAGGC